In Clostridia bacterium, a genomic segment contains:
- a CDS encoding pyruvate, phosphate dikinase — MSKKYVYLFTEGDASMRELLGGKGANLAEMTKIGLPVPQGFTITTEACTQYYEDGRTINDDIMAEIMKNIEIMEQINGKKFGDLKNPLLVSVRSGARASMPGMMDTILNLGLNDEVVAAMIKGNPDPKFERFVYDSYRRFIQMFSDVVMEVSKKEFEKLIDDLKEARGVKFDVDLTAQDLKCLADQFKAKYKEALGKDFPSDPKEQLDAAVRAVFRSWDNPRANVYRMDHDIPYSWGTAVNVMPMVFGNLNNNSGTGVAFTRNPATGERGLMGEFLVNAQGEDVVAGVRTPMHIDEMKDKFPEAYKQFLDVCELLEKHYRDMQDMEFTVENGKLYMLQCRNGKRTAAAAIRIACDLLDEGMISEKEALLQIDAKTLDMLLHPTFDAKALKDADKNNVVGKGIAASPGAAAGTIVFTPEDAVEQGKAGKNVILVRLETSPEDIEGMKYAQGILTVRGGQTSHAAVVARGMGTCCVSGCGDIRMHEEEKYFELAGKIFREGDALSLDGSTGNIYDCIIKTVPADPNSGYFGRIMKLADKYKAMGVRTNADTPADAERAAELGAQGIGLCRTEHMFFGPGRIDKFREMICSETVEERTKALDAIEPMQQADFEGLMEALKGQPVTIRFLDPPLHEFVPTEEKDIADLAKAQGKTVEEIKLICDSLHEFNPMMGHRGCRLAVTYPEIAIMQTKAVIKAAIAVQKRHPDWKVVPEIMIPLVGEVKELAYCKKTVVATADAVIKEAGVQLKYEVGTMIEIPRAALTADEIAKEAEFFCFGTNDLTQMTFGFSRDDAGKFLPSYYAAKIYESDPFARLDTVGVGKLMKMAVKMGHEERKDIHCGICGEHGGDPSSIEFCHEIGLDYVSCSPFRVPIARLAAAQANIKNPR, encoded by the coding sequence ATGTCTAAGAAGTATGTTTACCTGTTCACCGAAGGCGACGCCTCAATGCGCGAATTGCTGGGCGGCAAGGGTGCCAACCTCGCCGAAATGACCAAAATCGGCTTGCCCGTGCCCCAAGGTTTCACCATCACCACCGAAGCCTGTACGCAATACTACGAAGACGGTCGTACCATCAACGACGACATCATGGCCGAGATTATGAAAAACATCGAGATCATGGAGCAAATCAACGGCAAGAAGTTCGGCGATTTGAAGAACCCCTTGTTGGTCTCCGTGCGTTCGGGTGCCCGCGCCAGCATGCCCGGCATGATGGACACCATCCTCAACTTGGGCTTGAACGACGAAGTGGTCGCCGCTATGATCAAGGGCAACCCCGATCCCAAGTTCGAGCGTTTCGTCTATGACTCCTACAGACGTTTCATCCAAATGTTCTCTGACGTCGTTATGGAAGTGAGCAAGAAAGAGTTCGAGAAACTTATCGACGACCTCAAAGAAGCCCGCGGCGTCAAGTTCGACGTGGATTTGACCGCCCAAGACCTCAAGTGCTTGGCCGACCAATTCAAAGCCAAATACAAAGAGGCCCTCGGCAAGGACTTCCCCTCCGATCCCAAGGAGCAGTTGGACGCCGCCGTGCGTGCCGTGTTCCGCAGCTGGGACAACCCCCGCGCCAACGTCTATCGTATGGACCACGACATCCCCTACAGCTGGGGCACCGCCGTCAACGTCATGCCCATGGTGTTCGGCAACCTCAATAACAATTCGGGTACGGGCGTGGCCTTCACGCGTAACCCCGCCACCGGCGAGCGCGGCTTGATGGGCGAGTTCCTCGTCAACGCGCAGGGCGAAGACGTCGTGGCCGGCGTGCGCACGCCTATGCACATCGACGAGATGAAGGACAAGTTCCCCGAGGCGTACAAGCAATTCCTCGACGTGTGCGAGTTGCTCGAAAAGCACTATCGCGATATGCAGGATATGGAGTTCACCGTCGAGAACGGCAAACTGTATATGTTGCAATGCCGCAACGGCAAGCGTACCGCCGCCGCCGCCATCCGTATCGCCTGCGATTTGCTCGACGAGGGCATGATCAGCGAGAAAGAGGCCCTGTTGCAAATCGACGCCAAGACCTTGGATATGTTGTTGCACCCCACTTTCGACGCCAAAGCGCTGAAAGACGCCGACAAGAATAACGTGGTCGGCAAAGGTATCGCCGCTTCTCCCGGCGCCGCCGCCGGTACCATCGTCTTCACCCCCGAAGACGCGGTCGAGCAAGGCAAAGCCGGCAAGAACGTCATCCTCGTTCGTTTGGAGACCAGCCCCGAAGATATCGAGGGTATGAAGTACGCCCAAGGTATCCTCACCGTGCGCGGCGGTCAGACCTCTCACGCGGCGGTCGTCGCCCGTGGCATGGGTACCTGCTGTGTGTCCGGATGCGGTGATATCCGTATGCACGAAGAAGAGAAATACTTCGAGTTGGCCGGCAAGATATTCCGCGAGGGCGACGCGTTGTCCTTGGACGGCTCCACCGGCAATATTTACGACTGCATCATCAAGACCGTGCCCGCCGATCCCAACAGCGGTTACTTCGGCCGCATCATGAAGTTGGCCGACAAGTACAAAGCAATGGGCGTGCGCACCAATGCCGACACTCCCGCCGACGCCGAGCGCGCCGCCGAGTTGGGTGCCCAAGGTATCGGTCTGTGCCGTACCGAGCATATGTTCTTCGGCCCCGGCCGTATCGACAAGTTCCGTGAGATGATCTGCTCCGAGACCGTCGAAGAGCGTACCAAGGCTCTGGACGCCATCGAGCCCATGCAACAGGCCGACTTCGAAGGTTTGATGGAGGCCCTCAAAGGTCAACCCGTCACCATTCGTTTCCTCGATCCTCCTCTCCACGAGTTCGTTCCCACCGAGGAAAAGGACATCGCCGACTTGGCCAAAGCCCAAGGCAAGACCGTGGAAGAGATCAAACTCATCTGCGACAGCCTGCACGAGTTCAACCCCATGATGGGCCACCGTGGCTGCCGTTTGGCCGTGACCTATCCCGAGATCGCCATCATGCAGACCAAGGCCGTCATTAAGGCCGCCATCGCCGTGCAAAAACGCCATCCCGATTGGAAGGTCGTGCCCGAAATCATGATCCCCTTGGTCGGTGAAGTGAAAGAGTTGGCGTACTGCAAGAAGACCGTGGTCGCCACCGCCGACGCCGTCATCAAAGAGGCGGGCGTGCAGTTGAAGTACGAAGTGGGCACCATGATCGAGATCCCCCGTGCGGCCCTCACCGCCGACGAGATCGCCAAAGAGGCCGAGTTCTTCTGCTTCGGCACCAACGACCTCACCCAAATGACCTTCGGCTTCAGCCGTGACGACGCGGGCAAGTTCTTGCCGAGCTACTACGCCGCCAAGATCTACGAGTCCGATCCCTTCGCGCGTTTGGACACCGTGGGCGTGGGCAAGTTGATGAAGATGGCCGTCAAGATGGGTCACGAGGAGCGCAAAGACATTCAC
- a CDS encoding tetratricopeptide repeat protein — translation MDQSVLDNIQTEREAIRTEDERLGAASFTAKRQMDNGAAYYRLASTCYEHRAEDRAAYLSLAVSLSQEAVIAYSTAQDLGATSVLPDKGKANYLAALCQWERRHLSAALTLANAALADFTAIKPKEPNEHARLAETQYLIAEILYLEEEYDLAEAAVRKAIKAYGEAAADAADYTLPTADCYHTYARICLRIENYEKATRFCNEAIKRYTEAKKGHRNKDIVLRLLQAEVTSAEITSFTHSVRAFVTLKTREIITETFKLSDEKRRDQASRVRGKAQYVCAVNDFRREYRGGMSQSVGEALSTSQALSAAHPDDPVYREDYAQTLVLQAAVKRKEGCYDAAVKALQCAVHHLLKAQNGDEEAYYPDLAAAYFDLGLIYVHLHDYADARDALLSAVDRSRKDRSCASAKIADKRLAWEYYHLGELYLTIRRKETALAYYRAAFASLADYGAPIEGLTQNVNRRIRQIRTE, via the coding sequence ATGGATCAATCCGTTCTCGACAACATTCAAACGGAAAGAGAGGCAATACGCACCGAAGACGAACGCTTGGGCGCGGCCTCTTTCACCGCCAAACGTCAGATGGACAACGGGGCGGCGTACTACCGCTTGGCCTCGACTTGCTACGAGCACCGCGCGGAAGATCGCGCGGCGTACCTTTCACTTGCCGTTTCGCTGTCGCAAGAGGCAGTTATCGCCTACTCTACCGCGCAAGACCTCGGCGCGACGTCCGTATTGCCCGATAAGGGCAAAGCCAACTATTTGGCCGCTTTGTGCCAATGGGAACGCCGCCACCTATCCGCCGCTCTCACGCTCGCCAACGCCGCCCTCGCCGACTTCACGGCCATCAAACCCAAAGAGCCGAACGAGCACGCCCGCCTCGCCGAAACGCAATATCTTATCGCTGAGATACTGTACCTCGAAGAAGAATACGACCTTGCCGAAGCCGCCGTGCGCAAAGCGATAAAAGCCTACGGCGAAGCGGCGGCGGACGCTGCCGACTACACCCTTCCTACGGCAGATTGCTACCACACGTACGCCCGTATCTGCCTGCGAATAGAGAATTACGAAAAGGCGACGCGTTTTTGCAACGAAGCAATCAAGCGCTATACCGAAGCCAAAAAAGGTCACCGCAACAAGGACATAGTCCTACGCTTACTACAAGCGGAAGTGACGAGCGCCGAGATAACCTCTTTTACGCACAGCGTCCGCGCTTTCGTCACCTTGAAAACGCGGGAGATTATAACCGAAACCTTCAAACTATCCGATGAAAAACGTCGCGACCAAGCGAGTCGCGTGCGCGGGAAGGCGCAGTACGTCTGCGCCGTCAACGATTTTCGCCGCGAATACCGAGGCGGTATGAGTCAAAGCGTCGGCGAAGCCCTATCCACGAGCCAAGCGCTCAGCGCCGCCCATCCCGATGACCCCGTCTACCGCGAGGACTACGCCCAAACCCTCGTACTCCAAGCCGCCGTCAAGCGCAAGGAAGGCTGCTACGACGCCGCCGTCAAAGCCCTGCAATGCGCCGTCCACCATCTTCTCAAGGCGCAGAACGGGGACGAAGAAGCCTACTATCCCGACCTTGCCGCGGCCTACTTCGACCTCGGGCTCATCTACGTCCACCTGCACGATTACGCCGACGCCCGCGACGCGCTGCTTTCGGCCGTAGACCGCAGCCGCAAAGACCGCTCCTGCGCCTCGGCCAAAATCGCCGACAAACGCCTCGCGTGGGAATACTATCATTTGGGCGAATTGTATTTGACCATCCGACGCAAAGAGACCGCCCTCGCCTACTACCGTGCCGCTTTCGCCTCGCTCGCCGACTACGGCGCGCCCATAGAGGGGCTCACGCAAAACGTCAACCGACGCATCCGACAAATCCGAACCGAATGA
- a CDS encoding tetratricopeptide repeat protein, producing the protein MKRIKIFIGSSIVDLREERLELMSFIQSLNNKYVDRDLFIEGYVCEETDSAMRLDGSQAQHNDYIKDDADVAIFMFYRKAGEFTLEELRLAREAFRAKGKPSVYVFYKAAENKEPAITEDIKHSIDVVFNEYGHYYKMFEHTDTIKLELLQALSDSLPGKPELLVKDGNVLFAGEPVSDISAANVFAYQNNPELQRLKDGMASAKAAMLKASSSGDFEAMLRYSKQYNELEETYHTLEKDILAMLISFTKESAKSAKPNPRRLQALRLLELGKVAEAKELITQEELNHRAESMVSRKKLILEQFRQEELDLVEDTKMRIQALLLDTSNPDRFTQIEAAYANAYPAAQDAKAYKFVLDYIAYLYKQKQYTQAIQVAEWLHTAYQSDVNIQDDAKANLLNLLGILYDGNGRPQEAEKLYKEALTIYRRLADENPAAFEADVADTCNNLGNLYADNGKPQEAEKLYLEALTIYRRLADENPAAYEGRVAMTCNNLGNLYADNGKPQEAEKLYKEALTIYRRLAKENPATFEGRVAVTCNNLGSLYKNGRPQEAEKLYLEALTICRRLARDNPAAFEADVAMTCYNLGNLYAKNGRPQEAEKLYLEALDIRRRLADENPAAYEGRVADTCNNLGNLYKNGRPQEAEKLYLEALDIRRRLA; encoded by the coding sequence ATGAAAAGAATCAAAATATTCATCGGCTCGTCCATCGTAGACCTGCGCGAGGAGCGCTTGGAACTGATGTCCTTCATCCAATCCCTCAACAACAAGTACGTTGACCGAGACCTGTTCATCGAAGGCTACGTCTGCGAGGAGACGGACTCCGCCATGCGCTTGGACGGCTCCCAAGCCCAACACAACGACTACATCAAGGACGATGCCGACGTGGCTATTTTTATGTTCTACCGCAAGGCGGGTGAGTTCACCTTGGAGGAACTCCGCCTCGCCCGCGAGGCGTTCCGCGCCAAAGGAAAACCGTCCGTTTACGTGTTCTACAAGGCGGCAGAGAACAAAGAGCCCGCCATCACCGAGGATATCAAACATTCCATCGACGTGGTCTTCAACGAATACGGTCACTACTACAAGATGTTCGAGCACACCGACACCATCAAGCTGGAACTCCTCCAAGCCCTCTCCGACTCCCTTCCCGGCAAGCCCGAACTGCTCGTCAAGGACGGCAACGTCCTCTTCGCGGGCGAGCCCGTCTCGGATATTTCCGCCGCCAACGTATTCGCCTACCAAAACAACCCCGAACTCCAACGGCTCAAGGACGGGATGGCGTCGGCGAAAGCCGCCATGCTAAAAGCATCCTCGAGCGGAGACTTCGAAGCCATGCTCCGCTACTCCAAGCAATACAACGAACTGGAGGAGACTTACCACACGTTGGAAAAGGACATCTTAGCTATGCTTATCTCCTTCACCAAGGAAAGCGCCAAGTCGGCTAAACCCAACCCCCGCCGTTTGCAAGCCCTGCGCCTACTGGAACTCGGCAAGGTCGCCGAAGCCAAGGAACTCATCACGCAAGAGGAGCTCAACCACCGCGCAGAAAGCATGGTTTCCCGCAAGAAACTTATCCTCGAGCAATTCCGCCAAGAGGAACTCGACCTCGTCGAGGATACCAAGATGCGCATTCAGGCCCTTTTGCTCGATACGTCCAACCCCGACCGCTTCACCCAAATAGAAGCGGCCTACGCCAATGCCTACCCCGCCGCCCAAGACGCCAAAGCGTATAAGTTTGTATTGGATTACATAGCCTATTTGTACAAGCAAAAACAATATACGCAGGCAATCCAAGTTGCCGAGTGGTTACACACGGCATATCAATCCGACGTGAATATCCAAGACGATGCAAAAGCGAACTTGTTGAACCTGCTCGGTATTCTCTACGACGGAAACGGCAGACCGCAAGAGGCTGAGAAACTCTACAAAGAAGCGTTGACTATCTACCGCCGTCTCGCAGACGAGAACCCCGCTGCATTCGAGGCCGATGTCGCCGATACCTGCAACAATCTCGGTAATCTCTACGCCGATAACGGCAAACCGCAAGAGGCTGAGAAACTCTACCTCGAAGCGTTGACTATCTACCGCCGTCTCGCAGACGAGAACCCCGCCGCGTACGAGGGCCGTGTCGCCATGACCTGCAACAATCTCGGTAATCTCTACGCCGATAACGGCAAACCGCAAGAGGCTGAGAAACTCTACAAAGAAGCGTTGACTATCTACCGCCGTCTCGCCAAGGAGAACCCCGCAACTTTCGAGGGCCGTGTCGCCGTTACCTGCAACAATCTCGGTAGTCTCTACAAAAACGGCAGACCGCAAGAGGCTGAGAAACTTTACCTCGAAGCGTTGACTATCTGCCGCCGTCTCGCCAGGGACAACCCCGCTGCATTCGAGGCCGATGTCGCTATGACCTGCTACAACCTCGGTAATCTCTACGCCAAAAACGGCAGACCGCAAGAGGCTGAGAAACTCTACCTCGAAGCGTTGGATATCCGCCGCCGTCTCGCAGATGAGAATCCTGCCGCGTACGAG